The Pseudomonas sp. IAC-BECa141 genome contains the following window.
CCGGCCTTCCTCGGCCAGGCCCTGGATCACCTTGAGCACTTCACCGACCAGTTCCGGGTCGAGTGCCGAAGTCGGTTCGTCGAACAGCATGACTTCCGGTTCCATGGCCAGCGCGCGGGCAATCGCCACCCGTTGTTGCTGGCCGCCGGAGAGGAACGCCGGGTACTGATCGGCCACCCGCGCCGGCAAACCGACCTTTTCCAGATATCGCCGGGCGCGGTCGTCGGCTTCCTGTTTGCTGCAACCCAGCACCCGGCGCGGGGCCATGGTGATGTTTTCCAGCACGGTCATGTGGCTCCACAGATTGAAATGCTGGAACACCATCGCCAGGCGCGTGCGCAGGCGTTGCAGTTCATTGGGGTCGGCGACGTGCATGCCGTGGCGGTCGGTGACCATGCGGATCGCCTGGCCGTCGAGGCTCATCGCGCCGTCGTTGGGTTGTTCGAGAAAGTTGATGCAGCGCAAAAAGGTGCTTTTGCCCGAGCCGCTGGCGCCGATCAGGCTGATCACGTCGCCGGTCTTGGCCTTGAGCGAGACGCCTTTGAGCACCTGATGGTCGCCATAGCTTTTGTGCAGGCCTTCAACGGTCAATTTGTACATGGAACAGGCATCCTCAAGGCGAAAGTAGATAGCCGCTGCGATAGGCTTCGGCGCCCGCGACGTGGGCGATCACCATCCCGGCGGTGGCCATGCGCCGCAGCGAGCGGGCATAGAGCAGACCGGAAGCGGTGCAATGGACTGGCGTGACCCGGTCGTTGATCGGGTCGATGATTTCGGCGATTTTCTGCCCGGCTTCCAGCCACTGGCCGGGTGTGGCGCTGTAGACCAGCAGGCCGCCGACGGGAGTGGCCACCGGTTCCACGCCGGCCAGAGGTGT
Protein-coding sequences here:
- a CDS encoding ABC transporter ATP-binding protein, whose product is MYKLTVEGLHKSYGDHQVLKGVSLKAKTGDVISLIGASGSGKSTFLRCINFLEQPNDGAMSLDGQAIRMVTDRHGMHVADPNELQRLRTRLAMVFQHFNLWSHMTVLENITMAPRRVLGCSKQEADDRARRYLEKVGLPARVADQYPAFLSGGQQQRVAIARALAMEPEVMLFDEPTSALDPELVGEVLKVIQGLAEEGRTMIMVTHEMSFARKVSSQVLFLHQGLVEEEGAPEEVLGNPKSERLKQFLSGNLK